Part of the Gemmatimonadota bacterium genome, TATTGGGAAGAGAATTTTGGTCCCTTCCTGAATTGGAAACGCCTGCCGGGCGACTCGTGAAATGGACTGCGGCGAAGGCCATCGTCCTCCTGCCGGCGACCGTTACGATCTACGTACTGGGCGCCATATTGTGGGTGTTGGCGGATACACCGGGCGCGCTGTCGCCGGCGGAGCCCGCACAGGTCCGGTTCTGGATCGGGACCGCGATGGCGGTGGACGGCCTGTTCCTGGCCGCGTGGACCATGGCGCTGTTCGACCGGATCGGGAAGGGCACGCCGGCGCCGTGGGCTCCGCCCAAGAAGCTGGTCGTCCTCGGACCCTATCGCCACGTCCGCAACCCCATGAATTCGGGTATGCTGCTCATGATCGGCGCCGAAGCCCTACTCTTCGGCTCGTGGCACCTGGCAGTCTGGGCGTGCGTGTTTTTTGCGGTGTGCGCGATCTACTTCCCATGCTACGAGGAGCCGGGACTCGAGCGGCGGTTCGGAGACGCCTACCGGCAGTACAAGGCAAACGTCCCGCGCTGGATACCGAGGCTGCGGCCGTGGGAGGCACCGTTATAGGTCCCTGCGTCGGCATGGACCGCCGGGCGATTCTGTTTTGATCGAAACAGGAATATGCGTATCATAGAATGTAACATGGTTCGTATCCGACGCGCTGACCATTACCCGTTGGACGACAGTCGGAGCGTGAATGAAGACCGCCGTTTTGTTGTCCTCGCGAGATCTATCTGGGTTATTGCCCACGAGCCGTATTCGCGCTATCCCCTCCCTTAGGCTAACTTCCCCGATTCTTTTCCTGCTGGTGTTTCTGGCGGTGATCGCATACCGCGGTGGCGGCGAAACGCCCTCGGTGACATCCGACTGCGTGGATTGCCACCGGGAAGCCACACCAGCCATCGTCACGGACTGGGAACTCAGCACGCACAGCACGAACGGGGTGGACTGCGCCATGTGTCATGGCGGCGGGCACCGCACCGAGGACGACGTCTCCCTGGCCGGGGTCGCCACGCCCGATGTGTGCGCCACGTGCCATCCGATCCAGGTCGAGCAGTTCGCGGGTGGCAAGCACGCGCTCGCATGAGCCAGCATGAACGCCATGCCGACGACCCACTTTCTGCCGATGGCCCTGACAGAAGGGATGAAGGGCTGCGGCGGTTGCCACCGCATCGGTCTCAAGAGCGAAGAGGAGATCGAGACGATCAAGGCACAGGACGGGCTGTTCGGCCTGTCGTCCTGCGACGTCTGCCATACCCGTCATCTCTTCGCGGCAGGGCGGAGTAAGTGGCCGAAGCAAACTGAGCGGCGGCGCGGCCGAAGCGGCCGAAGAAGCTGGAGCGACAAGGACGGGAGTCGAACTGAGTGGCCGGATTGACCGGATATACCGTCAGCCTGATCGTCCTCGCGGTCGCCACAGTCGCCATGATCGCGGTACTCCTGCGGCGGCCGGACATGGCCGCGTCGGCCGGCGGCATGGTATTCGCGTTCTTCACGTTCTTCCTTCTGCCGGGCGTGGCCCTGCTCGGCGGCGCCGTGCAGCACTACGAGCAGGCCAAGACCACGGAATTCTGCGTCTCCTGCCACGTCAACCGACCCTACGAGGAGAGTCTCTACATCGATGACGGGCGGTTTCTGCCGGCCGCGCACTTTCAGAACAGGCGGGTTCCTCCGGAGCGCGCCTGCTATGCCTGCCATTCGGACTACACGATGTTCGGGGATGTGGACGATAAGATCCGGGGCGTGCGGCACGTCTGGCACAACGTCTGGGGGACCTGGTCTAAACCCGTGGCGTTGTACGAGCCTTTCGAAAACACGACCTGTCTCGCATGCCACGCGGGTGCGCGTTCGTACGAGGAGCATCCGGAACACCGGCCCTATCTTCGGGAGCTCCTCGCCGGTTCGAAATCATGCGTGATGTGCCACAATCTCGTGCACGAGGTGGACAAGCTCGATCGATTCGGGAAATGGGAACCGGAGGGCGGTGAATGAGGGGTCTATGGAGAGCCGGCCAGGAAAAGGGATTCGCCAGGCGCCTTCTGGTCTCGGGTTGGCTGATGGCGGCGGGCCTGATCGTGGTACTGGCGACCCTGTTCTGGAACCATCCGGTCTCGATGACCGTGTTCCTTTGCCTGGGGGCCGTGCTCGTCCTCGCCGGCATGTCGCTTTTCCTATGGTCCGTCGTCTCCGGCCGCGGGTGATGTTTCCTGCAATGCACTACCCGGATTCCTGTTCCCCGTCGTCCTCGATCGGATGTAGATCGATCGGGGTGAGCACGCCGTAGAATCCGTATTTCGTGCCGCGCCGATCCCCCTTTCCAGGCGGAAAATACGCTTCGATCAGGGCCAGCAGCCTCCTGCTGAATTCGGCCGCCTGTTCTTCTGAGAGGCGTGCGCGGTTGTGGTTGACGGACTCCTGGTAACACGGGCCGTACGTCCCTTCGGCCGCTTCGCGAAAAGCCTGGTTGAACTGGAAGGCAATTTCCGGCGGTATGGCATCCTCCTTCTGATCGCCCCGTTCGGGGTGCTCACGGACGCGAATCACGCCGGCCGCCGGCAAACCACGCAGGTCCCCGGGACGCGCACCTTCTTCCAATACCACGACGCCCGTCCGTGCCAGCATTTGCAGGTGGTACAGTACCCGGGCGTCGGTAACGTCCAAAGCCCGTGAAATCTCCGCGACCGACTTTCCCGCTCCGAGGATTTCGAGGATTCGCCAGCGCAGGGGGTCGAGGATTACGTCGGCGCGATCGTCTTCGATGACGAGCGCCGTGTCCTCCGAAAGACCGGAAGGGAAGTTCAGTTCACGCCAGGCAGTCATTCGCACCTCCGCTCGCTTGAGTCATGGTCGCCCCGGTTTGTGAACGGGTTACGGTCCGGGATTCAGGGAGTTGCCTCGCAGATGGCAAGCTATGGACCTGCCGACCCTGCGGCGACCTCGACCTGGACGTTCAGAAGGCCCGCTCTCTGATAGTAAACGTAGCGAAAACCGATGATCCTCCGACCTGGATAAGGTAATCGAAGACAAGCTCAACTGAAAGGGTGTAAATCCCGAATTTCCAGAAGACAGAATGGCTTGTTACCATCTTTGATTTTCGTGTTCGACCATCGTAGTCGTCGAGTTACCACGCTCGATCCTGGTATGATCTATGAATCAACCGCATAACCTCTGACCTGATCGGCCGCCTTGTGAACGATCTTCATCACGTTAAACCGATTCAAGGTCATCGCGGCCGCTGGGAAGGCGCATCAGGCACTCGCATCGTTCTGTCTGCCAATCGCTTACCCCGTGATTCCGCACGCCTCGTCCGTCAGGCTGTCGTAGTAGTGCACGTACATCACACCGTCGATTACGAGCCGGTCGGTGTGCGGCAGATCCTCCTCCCACGTCATTTCGACTCCCCAGGAGTGGGGCGGCTTCTTCCGCTTTCCCCAAAGGTTTCCGTTGTAGCGCCTGAACAGGAGCGTGCGGCCCGTGCGGGTGACGTACGCCATGACCAGCACTGTCCGTTCGGACGCATCTTCGTCGATGTCGAACACGCGCATACATTCGAACGCCCGGTCGCCGATGCGCACCGTGTAGAGGCCATGCGAGAACACTTGTGGTGCATCCGGGTTTTTTACTAACGTTCCGTCCGATCGCTCTGTCAGGAAGCCATTGTCTTCGACATGCCGAGACGACATACCCCAGTCCCATCCAAAGTCCTCATCAAGATAGGTCAGGAGTTCTCTGGTGCCGTCGGATTGCATGCTCTCGACGGCCAGCCATTGCACCTCCGTATCCGCCATGCGGCCCCAGACCCTGGTATGACGACTCCTCTTCTCCGGATCGTAATTGAGGGGAAGGAGTCCGTCCCTATCCCGACAGCGTTGTTCCTCGACCTTGATCTCAACGCACTCCCGTCCGTGAATGATGGCGCGCCGGCAGGCGGACATTTCCTTTACTTCCGTCAATTTCCACGCGGATCCATCGCAAGTCGGTTCGTAGTCCGCCCATCGCACCTGTTCGCCGATTTCTGGAACGATGAACCACCAGGACAGCTCTTGAAGATCAATGGAGAAAGGGGCTCCCGGACTTCTCGCGATGGAGATCTCGGGCCGGTAATCGGGAAAGGCCTCTTGCCTGGTTTCTTTTTTGTCTTCACTCATCGTGATTCTCCTTCCAGTCGTGGTGACGCCCAATTCGCTTCGAACCATGTCGCGGCCGTGGGACAGCCGCCGCTTGATGGTTCCAGCCGGGCAGCGATGCCGGGCCGCTATTTCCGCTATGCTCAATCCGTCCAGATAGAACGACCTCAACGCCGCTCGTTCCTCCTCGGGCACGTGATCGAAGGCTTCGACCACATCCGCCGCTGCCAGGCGTTGCCGGGCCGCCGGCACGCCGTGGCGGTTTATCATCGTCGCGAGCGCCTCGACATCGACAAAGCGTTCCCGGCGTTGCGTGGAGCGCAAGTAGTCGGCGCAGCGGTTGCGTGCCACCTGGTAGAGCCATGCCCGCGCGTGCCCGGGCTCTTGAGCCCGAAGCCCCAGCCATGCGTGCACGAGCGTTTCCTGAAGCACGTCTTCGACCGCGTCCGCCGACCCCAGCCGATCCCGGATCAAAGCGGCCAGCGATCGCTCGTAGCGCCGGATCAGGACCACGAAGGCCTGCTCGTCGCCGGCCCGGACCCGTCGGACCAGTATTTGATCACTGAGGAACCCCATCAGATCGCTCTCCCTTCATCTAACAGGGCGACTTTCGACGGGGAAAGGTTCAGGGGGTGCAACAATTCGTTGCCTTGAGGAGGGCCGCCGGCCGAATCATCCGCCGCGTGTTCCCGATTCCGGCCAGTCGGCACCGGCTCCCGGGCCGATAACATGCCAGTGCATATGGGGTGTCACGCCGGGCGACGCTGCATTCGTCCTGACGTAGAATCCACGACCATCCAGGAGCCCAAGGGAAATCGCCGTCTTCTGTATGGCCCGCATCATCGAAGAGAGCAGGTGCTCCGTCCAGGGCGGCCTCAGCCATAAGTCCCGCTACGTGGGCTTTCGGTACCACGACCACATGGACTTCGGCTACGGGTCGCGGATGGTGGAACGCCAGGACCAGATTGTCTTCATGTACCCGTTCCACATCAACCCTTCCTGAAAGTACATCCTCGCAATACCAGTCACGCCGCGCCACTGGAGACCTCCGATTTGAATGCTGATCGCTCAAACATCAGGTTCGTCTGCGTTCACTAATTTAATGGATGAGGCGAACCACGTTAGTTTATATTTGTTTGAGTTCGGCTGTAGTCTACGGCAGCGCAGAGGGTGGGTATGGACGGGGCCAATCAGAGGAAGAGAGTAATGGCGGAGATATTTTCAATCATGCGCGTCAGTCGCCTGAGGCGGGCTGCTGTAAAGGCCAGAGAGCTTCCCTTCGAAGAGAGCGACTTTTGGCCGGAAGGGTACCTGGCCAAATGGCAGCAGCGCATCGCTAGTACACACGCCTACGACCTGTTGCGTGTCTTCGATACACTTTGGCTCAAGCCAGGATTCGAGCTGCGTGTGTCTGTATACCGGTCGGGCGGAAACGGAAACGGCGAGATCTGGGCGGTGCCGACCGATAACCAACCCGTTGATTCGGGTGAAGGTTCCGGGTCTGAAGAGAAGCGGATGGATCGCTCATCCGAGGTCGTCCCGCTCATGCAAGCAATAGAGGGCGACGGGAGTCCCTGGTCCTACGTGTCTGCATCGATCCTGTCCCGCGAGGCAGAGGAATTCGGAGCGATGTGGCACGGGTGTGAATGGAGCGACCAGAAGATTCTCTCCAAACCCCCGCGGCAGCGCGATAACCAGGATTTGGTCGACACGCGGGAGCGGACAGGTGAGGCACCTGCCGGTACATGGACCTGGTGCGGTGCTGTTCCTCGTAGATGGGAGCCTGCTTACGCGGACACTGGAACGAGCAAGGTGGTTACTTTGCATATCTTCAATCCTGTCGGTGGATATAGAATCTACCAGGCCACGGACACCTATCCCGCCGGCAGCTACGATGCCGAGACCGAAGACACCGTATTGTGCTGGGGCGAGGGGGGTATCATCTACTGACCGGCCACGCGGTTTCCTGGGGTCACGCAGACGGTATCCACCGCCAATTGAACCCATTACCTGTCAGCCTGCGCTTGTATACCTACCGCAGGCCCGGTGCTCATCCGACGAGTCGCGAGTCTGTCGTGCAGGACTGTGTGCTACTCGAAGGCATACTCCAGCCCGTCCATTTGCACAGGCCAAATCTTGCGGATTTCAGCGATTTCATTTGACGGTGACATGACCCTGTGGGACTTCCGGAAGGTCATGAGGCACTCCTTAAAGAAAGCCCTGCTAGAGCTGCGCAGGCTGATTCCGTCAAAGCGCGCCCGGGACCTCTCTGTGGAGGGGATGATTGCGATTCGCAACCAGGTTGAGGAAGAAGTCAAAGGAAAGGTCTGGAACCACGAGGAAATCAGACTGCTCGCATTTGAGCGGACGCTCGAGAGCATAGGCTCTCCGGACCGGACCGTGGCGGCCCATCTGAATGCGTTGTACCTGAAACATCGCTTCGAAGACATCGAGTTGTATCCCGACGTCGAACCCGCTTTTGACCAGTTGGCGCCTCGTTACAAGCTGGGCCTGGTGTCAAACGGGAACAGTTACCCCGAGCGATGCGGGCTTGAAGGACGTTTTGCCTTCGTGGTGTTTTCACAGGATGTACGGGTCCGAAAGCCCGACCGCAGGATTTTTGAGATAACCGCGCGAAAAGCAGGTTGTCCGTTGGACGAGCTTCTGCATGTGGGGGATTCGCTTGAGAACGATGTCGCGGGCGCGCATGCTGCCGGAGCGAAAACGGTCTGGCTGAACCGGGAAGGTATGGAAAACAGCGCTGAGATCAGAGCCGACGTTGAGATAACCTCGTTGACCGACCTGCCTGGAGTTTTAGGGTCAGGTGGAAATTGAGGGCAGATCCTGGCTAGAACCCGTAACTGAGACCCAGTTTCAGGATCGGATACATGGACGCGACGCCGGGGATGTCTTCGTTGGCCGATTCGGCCTCCGCATCCAGGTCCATCCTGAACTGCGGGTCCGAGGATGCGGGACCGGTAGCCTCAAGGCTGAATTCCGGCGTCCCGTGATAGGCTATCCCGACATCCAGTACAAAGCCGAAGCCGGATCCGGCGGCGTTGCCCCACCCGAGACCCAGGTAGGGGGCAAACTTGGATGTTCCGAGCGCGCCGCGGGTCGTTCTCACCTGGGCCTTCGTGCATCCGTTTTTCCCGAACTCCACATCTTCCGTCGGAGCACCCTCGAGTCCAAGCGACCCCCCGAAGTAGAGTACGCCCGCGCTCAGACGGAAGCCGCTTTCGTTCGGATACAGATCGAGCACGGCCGTCACCGCGGCAGCGGGAAGCTCTACATCCAACTCCACATCCTCCACGGTGGCCTGGAAGTTGACCGGCTGTAAATCGATCCCCCCTCTGAGGTGGATCCGACCCCCGATCGGCGTTGCGACCTGCGCTCCGATCCCGAGTGTTCCCACGTGGACGGATCCCTCGACTCTTTGCGCAAGGGCGGGGGATACATCTAGGCCCAGTAGCAGGATCGTCATCAAACCAAATGCCAGGTGTCGCATAGTGCTCCTTTTGTTCATGTTGCTTTATCCTGTAAGGTTCGTTCGTTTGGAATGCTCAGTCTATCGCCTCAACTCCGCTCAGGCACCGGTATCCCATACCGCTGCAGCGTGGTTTCCAGCGTCGGCCGTCCCAGGCGGATCCGGCCGTCGTTCAGCAGGTAGGAGAACAGGTACCCCGCACCGAGCATGAGGATCCCGATCAGGAAGCAGTACATGACCGCGCGATCCGGATAAACGTCTTTCAGGTACCCCACGTACAGCGGGCCGAAGATCCCCGCGGCGGCCCACGCGGTGAGCACTGCGCCGTAGATGGTGGACATCTTCTTCGTGCCGAACACGTCGAGGACGAAGGAAGGCATGGTGGCGAATCCCCCGCCGAAGCAGAGCAGCACGTAGCAGACCAGGGCGGAGAAAATCCACGGGTTCGTTTCCGTCATCAGAATCCCGAAGACCACCATTTGGCTGCCGAGCAGCACCCTGAAGACCGTAACCCGCCCGAACCGGTCGGAAAGCAGCCCCCAGAACAGCCGTCCCAAGCCGTTGCAGATCGAACTGACCGCGATGAGCGTGGCGCCGTACTCGGCCAGCGTGGTCGGTTCGATGGAGTCATCCGCCAGGCCCCAGATCTCCTGCAGGATCTCCGACTGGAAACTGACGACCGAAATCCCGGCCGCGATGTTGAAGAAGAAGACGATCCACATGAAGACGAACTGCGTGGTGCCCAGGTAGGTGCGTGCGTGCTTCGGTTCGTCGGCCTCGTCCGAAGCGGTCGTCCCGGCAGTCGACGCAGTTGAAGGCGGCGGATCGGTCAGCGCCAGGCTGCAGGGGATGAGGATCAGGGCGAATATGATGCCGAGCCAGATGAAGACCTCGGGCAGGGCGCCGGCGGTCCTGACGATGAGGAATGGCGCCAGGCCCTTGCTGAGCAGAAAAGCCCCCACGCCGAACCCCATGACCACGATGCCGGTAGCCAGTCCCTTGCGGTCCGGAAACCACTTGGCGACGGTCGCGACCGGCGTGACGTAACCCAGCCCGATGCCCGCTCCGCCAACCACGCCGTAACCGAGATAGAACAACGGGATGGAATCCAACTGTAGCGCGAGGCCCGAGACCAGGTACCCGCACGCAAACATGAAACTGCCGATCAGCGCGAGTTTGCGCGGTCCCATTTTCGGCAGCATGTTTCCGGCCCACGCCGCCGACACGCCGAGGGTAAAGATGGCGATGCTGAAGGCCCAGGCCGTCTCGGTGTGGGTCCAGCCGATCTGGCGCACCAGTATCGTCTGGAAGAAGCTCCAGGCGTAGACCGTCCCGAAACAGATCTGAAGCGCCGTGCAGAAGAGCGCGATGGCGCTTCGGGGAATGCGCATCGCTCGTCCTCCTACCGTGCGTTCTCCGGCGGTGTGCCAGGCGTACCCGAATCGGGCGCCCGACCGGAGATATGCTGAAAGAGGCGGGCCAGGTCGCCCACCTCGTCGTCGCGGCCAAGGAGATCGTCGGCCGTGGTGTCCGTCTCCTTGTTGCCCGCCAGGTTCACGGCGTATGCGAGCAGCTCCGCCAAGGGTTTCGCGGCGAGATTGACCAGCCAGATCGACGCGAGGACACCCACGACGAGAAAGATACAGATTAGAATGACCTGCTGCCCGATGGCGCGTTGGATCTTGAGGGCGACCTCGTCCTGGTCCATGCCGACATGCACCGTGCCCGCGACACCGGCCAGGATGGGGCTGCCGACCTCCAGGAAATCGCCCAGCCCCGGGATGCTACGCTCCACCGGCTCGGTACTCGCATGGTCGCTCGCCAGTATTTCCTCGGGAATGCCGGGTACGAAGGTATGGGCGAGGTACTCGCCGTCCTCGCTGGTGATGTAGATGTACCGGATACCCTGGATCTCGACGAACTGATCGATCATCGACTGCAGCGTGGCCAGATTCCGGTTGAGCAGGATGTCGACGCTGGCATCGGCGACGCTCTTGGCAATGTTCTGGCTGTTGGTCTCGTACTCCGCCGTCAACTGTGTATCTACAGTGTATATACACAGGGCGGACGTACAGAGGACGATGACGCCGAAGAGCAGAAAGATACCGAAGCGGGTGCGCTGGAACAGTTTTTGGATTTTCATGCTAGGAAAGCCAGCCTTGCCAGTCGTCCAGGGTCACGAAACGACCTTCCCGGACGACGGTGTAGTAGACCGTTTGCAGCCCCTGCCTGCGGTCCGGCCCGAACGAGACCTGCTCACCGATCCCGAGATCGTAGTTATTGACCGAGAATACTGCTTCCTCCAGGCCGTCTCGATCGGGGGCTTCTCCCAGACGGCGCAGGATCTCGGTCATCAACTTGGCGTCCAGGAACCCCTCCAGACTGACGAAGCTCTGAGGAAACGGAGTATACGGCTCCTGGACGAGCTCTTCGGGGACCGCCGGATCGTAGCGTTCCATCAGTTCGCGGTACTCCTGCACCGCCGGAATGGACGTGTCCTCGTAGCTCGGGACCACCTGCGAGTTGACGAGATAGCGGGAGTAGGTCTCCACGTCCTCCCCCAGGTCGCTGAGCAACTGGAGCATGTTCTCGCTCCCTACGAACGAAAGGTTGGCGATGGGAACCCGGAGGTCGCGGTCGATTGCGTCCCGGGCGAAGGCCGCGCAGGCCGCGTACGACCCGATGCAGATGACGGCATCCGGAGAATTGGACTTGAGGATTTCCACCTGTTCCCGCATGCTGCCGGTGAAACGCTGCCCCCGGCGGTACGTCGCCTCGCCGGCGAGGCGCTCGCCGTGCCTGTCGAGGGCCGCCCTGACCCCGGCCCAGCCGCTTCTTCCATAGGCGTCGGCCTGGTAGAACACGCCGATCCGCCTTTTGCCCGCTGTGAGGAAATTGTTCACGAGCCCCGCAGTCTCCTGCCGGTAGGACGCCCGGAGGTTGAAGGCGAAATCACCGTACGGCGGCTCGCGCTGGGGCTGGGCGCCGGTAAAGGGGAAGAACAGGTAGACCTGCTCGTCCTGAAACTTCTTCAGCAGGGGCAGCACGCGCGTTACGGTCGGCGTGCCCACGTAGCCGAAGAGCAGGAACACGTTGTCCTCGAGCATGAGCTTCATGGTGTTCCGGACGCAGGGATCCGGCTGGTATCCGTCGTCGTAAAGCTTCAGGGTGATCTTGCGCCCGACCACCCCCCCGTTGTCGTTGACGTGATTGAAATAAGCCATGGCCCCACGGTACAACTCGCTGCCCAGTCCCCTGGAGGGGCCGGAAAAGGCAGCCGACATACCCAGAAATATCTCGTCATCCGTCGCGCCTTCAAAGCCGGTTCCGCTTCCCATTTCCTGTGCTGAGACCATATTCAGTCCCCCCAATACGGTATCGGCGTCCTTCAACCCCGCGCAGGAGACCGCCAGGAGTCCCGCGAGGCCGCGGCGCAGCATGGTCCTCCGCGTCAACAACGGCGCAGGCGACCCGGGCCTATCCCCTGATTGACCTTTACCGTCACGCCCATTCATACGCTTCCTCGTCATCAATTGAGCCGTGAAGGATCCTGTTCCTGCATCTCACGGCCGTCCGGCAACCGTATCCGGGCCGATACTATGACTATACCGGGAATCGCAGTACAATTAGCTGGTATGGGAAATGTATCAATTGTTTCCGTCTTGGAAACTGTTGTAATGATTCAAAAGGATAAAACCGGTACCACCGTGTTGCAAGGTATTTTTGCGACCCTGTGGATCGTGCCGCGGCCTACCTTCTCATGCGGTCCGGATCGAATTCGTAACTGCTGTACGGTTCCGGCAGACCGTTGTTCGCCACATCTTCCATCACGTCGCAGAAGTACTCCAGCTCGGGCAGCGTGGTGTAGAGATTCGGCGTGATACGAACCCACGTTCGACCGGAGTCCTCCCGGTCGTACCGGCCCCGGGAAGTCCGGACGTGATGTTCATTCCAAAGGTAGTCCCGCATACCGGTCGGATCCGCCCCTTCGATACCGACCCCCGCGATACAGCAACTCATTTCGGAGGCCGTCGGGGTATACAGACGTATTCCGGGATGCATCCGAAGCCGTTCCGCCCAGTAATCCTTCAAGTAACGAAGCCGTTCTTCCTTGCGCTTCGGTCCGATGGCGTTGTGAAAGGCGACGGCCTCGCCGATGGCGAGGAACGGCGCATGGGATTGGGTGCCGACGGACTCGTACTTACGCATGCTTGTCCTGGGGTTGTACCGCCGGCTCGTGGCGGGTCCATACAGCGGTTCGATCTTCTCGACGTGATCGCGCTTCATGTACAGCAAGCCGGTCCCTTTCGGCGCACTGAGCCACTTGTGCAGACTCGTCCCGTAATAGTCGCAGCCCAGGTCCGAGACCTTGAAATCCAGTTGGCCGACGGCATGGGCGCCGTCCACGACGACTTCGATGCCGTGCCGATGGGCCAGGTCGCTGATACGCCGGATGGGGAACACCTGGCCGGTGGTGTACGTGACGTGGGACACCAGGATCACGCGGGTCTTCGACGTAATGCCATCTTCAATGACCTTCACCAGCTCATCCATGGACCCTGCGGGAAAGGGTACCGGCACTTCGACCAGCCTGATCCCTTCCTTCTGCTCCCGGTTACGCAGTGCATGCAACATGGAAGAGTAATCATGGGTCGTGGTGAGCACTTCATCGCCCGGCTTCAGGGGAATGCCGTAAAGGACCGTCTTGAGCGCTTCGGTGGTGTTGCGTACGAGGGCGATTTCATCGGGGCTGCTCCCGAACAG contains:
- a CDS encoding multiheme c-type cytochrome; this encodes MIAYRGGGETPSVTSDCVDCHREATPAIVTDWELSTHSTNGVDCAMCHGGGHRTEDDVSLAGVATPDVCATCHPIQVEQFAGGKHALA
- a CDS encoding HAD family hydrolase, with product MCYSKAYSSPSICTGQILRISAISFDGDMTLWDFRKVMRHSLKKALLELRRLIPSKRARDLSVEGMIAIRNQVEEEVKGKVWNHEEIRLLAFERTLESIGSPDRTVAAHLNALYLKHRFEDIELYPDVEPAFDQLAPRYKLGLVSNGNSYPERCGLEGRFAFVVFSQDVRVRKPDRRIFEITARKAGCPLDELLHVGDSLENDVAGAHAAGAKTVWLNREGMENSAEIRADVEITSLTDLPGVLGSGGN
- a CDS encoding NapC/NirT family cytochrome c, giving the protein MAGLTGYTVSLIVLAVATVAMIAVLLRRPDMAASAGGMVFAFFTFFLLPGVALLGGAVQHYEQAKTTEFCVSCHVNRPYEESLYIDDGRFLPAAHFQNRRVPPERACYACHSDYTMFGDVDDKIRGVRHVWHNVWGTWSKPVALYEPFENTTCLACHAGARSYEEHPEHRPYLRELLAGSKSCVMCHNLVHEVDKLDRFGKWEPEGGE
- a CDS encoding ABC transporter substrate-binding protein; the encoded protein is MLRRGLAGLLAVSCAGLKDADTVLGGLNMVSAQEMGSGTGFEGATDDEIFLGMSAAFSGPSRGLGSELYRGAMAYFNHVNDNGGVVGRKITLKLYDDGYQPDPCVRNTMKLMLEDNVFLLFGYVGTPTVTRVLPLLKKFQDEQVYLFFPFTGAQPQREPPYGDFAFNLRASYRQETAGLVNNFLTAGKRRIGVFYQADAYGRSGWAGVRAALDRHGERLAGEATYRRGQRFTGSMREQVEILKSNSPDAVICIGSYAACAAFARDAIDRDLRVPIANLSFVGSENMLQLLSDLGEDVETYSRYLVNSQVVPSYEDTSIPAVQEYRELMERYDPAVPEELVQEPYTPFPQSFVSLEGFLDAKLMTEILRRLGEAPDRDGLEEAVFSVNNYDLGIGEQVSFGPDRRQGLQTVYYTVVREGRFVTLDDWQGWLS
- a CDS encoding aminotransferase class V-fold PLP-dependent enzyme, which produces MRTENDADDRPTGRPNTMERRHFLKTAGLTAGLVPFLGSDSFRSVEAAVSEIADLTPRQVARDEGLWREVKQAYTVNRSLINLDNGYACPSPRVVTEAVVRYIWEQEQNPYGVYVDKARDQVGTVKKSVARLFGSSPDEIALVRNTTEALKTVLYGIPLKPGDEVLTTTHDYSSMLHALRNREQKEGIRLVEVPVPFPAGSMDELVKVIEDGITSKTRVILVSHVTYTTGQVFPIRRISDLAHRHGIEVVVDGAHAVGQLDFKVSDLGCDYYGTSLHKWLSAPKGTGLLYMKRDHVEKIEPLYGPATSRRYNPRTSMRKYESVGTQSHAPFLAIGEAVAFHNAIGPKRKEERLRYLKDYWAERLRMHPGIRLYTPTASEMSCCIAGVGIEGADPTGMRDYLWNEHHVRTSRGRYDREDSGRTWVRITPNLYTTLPELEYFCDVMEDVANNGLPEPYSSYEFDPDRMRR
- a CDS encoding RNA polymerase sigma factor — protein: MGFLSDQILVRRVRAGDEQAFVVLIRRYERSLAALIRDRLGSADAVEDVLQETLVHAWLGLRAQEPGHARAWLYQVARNRCADYLRSTQRRERFVDVEALATMINRHGVPAARQRLAAADVVEAFDHVPEEERAALRSFYLDGLSIAEIAARHRCPAGTIKRRLSHGRDMVRSELGVTTTGRRITMSEDKKETRQEAFPDYRPEISIARSPGAPFSIDLQELSWWFIVPEIGEQVRWADYEPTCDGSAWKLTEVKEMSACRRAIIHGRECVEIKVEEQRCRDRDGLLPLNYDPEKRSRHTRVWGRMADTEVQWLAVESMQSDGTRELLTYLDEDFGWDWGMSSRHVEDNGFLTERSDGTLVKNPDAPQVFSHGLYTVRIGDRAFECMRVFDIDEDASERTVLVMAYVTRTGRTLLFRRYNGNLWGKRKKPPHSWGVEMTWEEDLPHTDRLVIDGVMYVHYYDSLTDEACGITG
- a CDS encoding OFA family MFS transporter; translated protein: MRIPRSAIALFCTALQICFGTVYAWSFFQTILVRQIGWTHTETAWAFSIAIFTLGVSAAWAGNMLPKMGPRKLALIGSFMFACGYLVSGLALQLDSIPLFYLGYGVVGGAGIGLGYVTPVATVAKWFPDRKGLATGIVVMGFGVGAFLLSKGLAPFLIVRTAGALPEVFIWLGIIFALILIPCSLALTDPPPSTASTAGTTASDEADEPKHARTYLGTTQFVFMWIVFFFNIAAGISVVSFQSEILQEIWGLADDSIEPTTLAEYGATLIAVSSICNGLGRLFWGLLSDRFGRVTVFRVLLGSQMVVFGILMTETNPWIFSALVCYVLLCFGGGFATMPSFVLDVFGTKKMSTIYGAVLTAWAAAGIFGPLYVGYLKDVYPDRAVMYCFLIGILMLGAGYLFSYLLNDGRIRLGRPTLETTLQRYGIPVPERS
- a CDS encoding helix-turn-helix domain-containing protein; this translates as MTAWRELNFPSGLSEDTALVIEDDRADVILDPLRWRILEILGAGKSVAEISRALDVTDARVLYHLQMLARTGVVVLEEGARPGDLRGLPAAGVIRVREHPERGDQKEDAIPPEIAFQFNQAFREAAEGTYGPCYQESVNHNRARLSEEQAAEFSRRLLALIEAYFPPGKGDRRGTKYGFYGVLTPIDLHPIEDDGEQESG
- a CDS encoding isoprenylcysteine carboxylmethyltransferase family protein, which translates into the protein MKWTAAKAIVLLPATVTIYVLGAILWVLADTPGALSPAEPAQVRFWIGTAMAVDGLFLAAWTMALFDRIGKGTPAPWAPPKKLVVLGPYRHVRNPMNSGMLLMIGAEALLFGSWHLAVWACVFFAVCAIYFPCYEEPGLERRFGDAYRQYKANVPRWIPRLRPWEAPL